Proteins encoded within one genomic window of Bacteroidia bacterium:
- the mltG gene encoding endolytic transglycosylase MltG — protein MKILKILLWVIVSLTLLAGGIAALVWHLIFSPAINISEPIQFVVNRQDNLQSIAERLSDGAGLEYPQVFMLLAQRMNVEKNLRPGKFEIKPGMNNRELAILFRKGGTYTVDVVIRGSQDVRKIAKVLSDKIEPAEDEIQALLNDNKYLSNFGFDSMSVAAMFIPNTYNMYWYTTADEVLTKLHQEYLKFWDSTKKAKADSLGLSPLQVAVLASIIDKETNQVDEMPMIAGVYLNRLKNGWKLQADPTVKFALDSMSMTRIYNSDTKIEHPFNTYFIDGLPPSPICIPSVQSQEAVLNYTKHNFMYFCARPDFSGYHVFAVSLDAHNRNAAIYHKFLNKLEKEKNANPK, from the coding sequence ATGAAAATACTGAAAATTCTCCTTTGGGTTATTGTTAGTTTAACTTTGCTTGCAGGCGGTATTGCCGCTTTGGTATGGCACTTGATTTTTTCACCGGCAATCAACATTTCAGAACCAATACAATTTGTTGTAAACAGGCAAGATAATTTACAAAGTATAGCAGAACGTTTGTCAGATGGTGCCGGTTTGGAATATCCTCAAGTGTTCATGTTGCTTGCTCAAAGAATGAATGTAGAGAAGAATTTGCGTCCGGGTAAATTTGAAATAAAGCCCGGTATGAACAATCGCGAATTGGCGATATTGTTTAGGAAGGGTGGCACTTACACTGTGGATGTGGTTATTAGAGGATCACAAGACGTGAGGAAAATAGCAAAAGTATTAAGTGATAAAATAGAACCCGCTGAAGATGAGATTCAAGCCTTGTTGAATGACAACAAGTATTTATCAAACTTCGGATTTGATTCAATGTCGGTAGCCGCTATGTTTATTCCCAACACATACAATATGTATTGGTACACAACCGCTGACGAGGTGCTAACTAAATTACACCAAGAGTATTTAAAATTTTGGGATTCTACTAAAAAAGCAAAAGCAGACTCTCTTGGTCTGAGTCCCTTACAAGTAGCCGTATTAGCCTCAATCATTGACAAAGAGACAAATCAAGTTGATGAGATGCCCATGATAGCCGGAGTTTATTTGAATCGTTTGAAAAATGGATGGAAATTACAAGCAGATCCTACTGTTAAGTTTGCACTTGACAGCATGTCAATGACACGCATTTACAATTCAGACACCAAAATAGAACATCCTTTTAATACATATTTTATTGATGGATTGCCACCGAGTCCTATTTGTATTCCTTCGGTACAATCTCAAGAAGCAGTATTAAATTACACAAAACATAATTTTATGTATTTCTGTGCCAGACCTGATTTTTCAGGCTACCATGTTTTTGCTGTTTCGCTTGATGCACACAATCGCAATGCAGCTATTTATCACAAGTTTCTGAATAAACTTGAAAAAGAAAAAAATGCTAACCCAAAGTAA
- a CDS encoding PASTA domain-containing protein — translation MKKLFENQPPKRRNYLIVALNILAAFIAFVIVIWGINTWMHSFTRHGEAIEVPNLIGVRMDKAIEMLEDGKFRYEIIDSVYRDSMKKMDIVEQDPAAGSFVKKGRKIYLIVNSLDRPKVQVPRLTNKSLNLAKILLKNAGLRVGNIETKKTIFGDNLVLAQLYHGDTIRPNTMVYKGTAIDLIVSIKPEANDVFDENGNLILPDDSSTILPDNN, via the coding sequence ATGAAAAAACTATTTGAGAATCAACCGCCAAAGCGAAGAAATTATTTAATTGTAGCACTGAATATATTAGCTGCTTTTATTGCATTTGTTATTGTAATATGGGGCATTAATACATGGATGCATAGCTTTACCCGACATGGGGAAGCTATTGAAGTCCCTAATCTTATTGGAGTGAGGATGGATAAGGCAATTGAGATGTTAGAAGATGGTAAATTCAGGTATGAAATCATTGACTCTGTTTATAGAGATTCGATGAAAAAGATGGATATTGTAGAGCAAGACCCTGCAGCAGGCAGTTTTGTTAAGAAAGGTAGAAAGATTTATCTGATTGTAAATTCGCTTGATAGACCTAAAGTACAAGTGCCAAGACTGACTAATAAATCATTAAATTTAGCCAAGATTTTATTAAAGAATGCCGGATTAAGGGTGGGGAATATTGAAACAAAGAAAACTATATTTGGAGACAATCTTGTTTTAGCTCAACTCTATCACGGAGACACTATCAGACCTAATACTATGGTATATAAAGGTACCGCCATTGACCTCATTGTGAGTATCAAACCTGAAGCAAATGATGTTTTTGACGAAAACGGCAATCTGATTCTACCCGATGATAGCTCTACAATTTTACCGGACAACAATTAA
- a CDS encoding hemerythrin domain-containing protein — protein sequence MNKALFHFFTNDHREIESLLDSADSASDAIKMQPYNEFRTRLLTHIKMEEKVLFPAAQEANGGVALALQAKLRLDHGAITALMVPPPTKELIRVIRFVLEAHDRLEEDAGGMYEICENLTEAKTEELLNNLRQTPPVPVVKFNPAPFALESAKRSLKRAGFDYDIIVKGVI from the coding sequence ATGAACAAGGCTCTTTTTCACTTTTTTACTAACGACCACAGAGAAATTGAATCATTATTAGACAGTGCAGACTCCGCAAGTGATGCAATCAAGATGCAACCTTATAATGAATTCAGAACACGTTTGTTAACTCATATAAAAATGGAAGAAAAAGTATTGTTTCCGGCAGCACAAGAAGCCAATGGGGGAGTAGCATTAGCATTGCAAGCAAAATTAAGATTGGATCATGGTGCCATCACTGCTTTAATGGTGCCTCCGCCTACAAAGGAATTGATAAGAGTGATTCGTTTTGTGCTTGAAGCGCATGACCGATTAGAAGAAGATGCAGGAGGGATGTATGAGATTTGCGAAAATTTAACAGAAGCGAAGACAGAAGAACTCTTGAACAACTTAAGACAAACTCCTCCTGTTCCCGTTGTTAAATTTAACCCGGCTCCTTTTGCCTTAGAATCAGCTAAAAGGTCACTAAAGAGGGCAGGGTTTGACTATGATATCATTGTAAAAGGAGTAATATAA
- a CDS encoding S1-like domain-containing RNA-binding protein — translation MFDVGNYNELVADEFTTHGLFFVNENVQDKRILLPGVELSQREIQIGEKLNLFVYLDSENRPTVTLKKPHLTLFTFGYLYIKDLNQLGAFADCGLPKDLFIPYRELSESVAQGNYAIVFMYFDTETKRLVGTTRVNAVLSNEKIDLTVGQEVDAMVWKRTDLGYKLILNDLYEGLVFHSDIFKDIQIGQKLKAYIKQIRPDNKIDVSFQKIGEDQIKEDAYFIYGELLKNEGKLPYSDKSDPDAIKERFALSKKAFKRAIGSLYRDKKIQIEEDSILLVKKN, via the coding sequence ATGTTTGATGTTGGAAATTATAATGAACTTGTTGCAGATGAGTTTACTACGCATGGTTTGTTTTTTGTGAATGAAAACGTTCAAGATAAAAGAATACTTCTTCCCGGTGTAGAATTATCTCAAAGAGAAATTCAAATTGGAGAAAAACTTAATCTCTTTGTTTATTTGGATTCAGAAAATCGTCCAACAGTTACACTTAAAAAACCACATCTCACTCTTTTTACATTTGGATATTTATATATCAAGGATTTAAATCAATTAGGTGCATTTGCTGATTGTGGACTTCCTAAGGATTTATTTATTCCATACAGAGAATTAAGTGAATCCGTTGCTCAGGGAAACTACGCGATTGTATTCATGTATTTTGACACTGAAACCAAAAGATTAGTTGGAACTACAAGAGTAAACGCTGTGCTCAGCAATGAAAAAATTGACTTAACTGTTGGTCAAGAAGTTGATGCAATGGTTTGGAAAAGAACTGATTTAGGATATAAACTCATTTTGAATGACTTATACGAAGGTTTGGTATTTCATTCAGACATCTTTAAGGATATTCAAATAGGACAAAAACTAAAAGCATATATCAAGCAAATTAGACCTGACAACAAGATTGATGTATCCTTTCAAAAGATTGGAGAAGATCAAATCAAAGAGGATGCATACTTTATTTATGGAGAACTTTTAAAAAATGAAGGAAAACTACCCTATTCAGACAAGTCCGATCCTGATGCAATTAAAGAAAGATTCGCGCTTAGTAAAAAAGCGTTTAAGAGAGCCATTGGAAGTCTTTACAGAGACAAAAAGATTCAGATAGAAGAAGATTCCATTCTATTGGTTAAAAAAAACTAA
- a CDS encoding D-alanine--D-alanine ligase translates to MDKIRVGIFFGGRSREREVSFAGGRTVYDNLDKTIFEAIPIFVDSFNQFIVLDWHYVYKGTIRDFYPPSAFLPVLPPKVQIYAESLELNSTEKEAMAASVGRIIQPQDFANEFDFAFLALHGSYGEDGSIQGLLEWYDIPYSGSGVFGTSLGMNKRLQKQLAPTGKGFNMLQCQSIDKEHWFYEKFDRKAFFESIKKEIGLPIVVKSANQGSSIGVSFIKEDDFDDFEKKVNHSLFCERIDSTYWNSLSNEQQIDFVRELIDLRSGLGLPVIVGNKIVRNPQTLIDSLSALADKQAFIELIAFEHDTEVLFEPYIQGREFSCIVLRQEDGSVLALPPTEIVKRQDFFDYRSKYLPGLSRKVTPMNVDELIVNAIRSSCEELMKFFEFRVYARIDGFLTSNHAIFLNDPNTTSGMMPSSFFFHQAAEIGLSPSEFLTYIIRTSLAERMRTRGVSFEIEKLLSILNDSIESMKSRQGENENLAVILGGNSFERHISVESGRNVFEKINSSGKYNAIPLFLDYTNNRMRFFKLPISMLLKDNADDIRDKVMNFKENQVLKNIRHDFDIITKKYVKGQIIFEPEEIPLDELPRLFDGAFIALHGRPGEDGTIQKEFDRLGIYYNGSGYNSSATTIDKYATIQLLKDSGFPVTAQKMIYKQDWISNPNHIISEIEQKMGFPLILKPHDDGCSAAVIKIKNEESIRHYANLIFRQNDSEFLDARKALGVRECDEFPKKDSFLVETFIDRAGAKHFLEITGGLLTHFTPEGTVEYLVFEPSEALAEGEILSLEEKFLAGQGQNITPARYASDKSEQTEISKQVRAQLLSVAKLLNIEGYCRIDAFVRIFDGPKAEVIVIEVNSLPGMTPATCIYHQAAIENLKPFEFIDSILKFGKARKAYRANEKTI, encoded by the coding sequence ATGGACAAGATTAGAGTAGGAATCTTTTTTGGAGGCAGGTCGCGCGAAAGAGAAGTATCTTTTGCAGGCGGTCGCACTGTTTATGACAATTTAGACAAAACTATATTTGAAGCTATACCAATTTTTGTGGATAGTTTTAATCAATTCATTGTGTTGGATTGGCACTATGTTTACAAAGGCACAATCAGAGATTTTTATCCTCCTTCAGCTTTCTTGCCTGTGTTACCTCCTAAAGTTCAGATTTATGCAGAGAGTCTGGAACTAAATTCAACAGAGAAAGAAGCCATGGCGGCTTCGGTTGGTAGAATCATTCAACCGCAAGATTTTGCCAATGAATTTGATTTTGCTTTTTTGGCTTTACATGGTAGTTATGGCGAAGATGGCTCGATACAAGGGTTGTTGGAATGGTATGATATTCCTTATTCGGGAAGTGGTGTGTTTGGAACTTCACTTGGGATGAACAAGAGATTGCAAAAGCAACTTGCTCCCACCGGAAAGGGGTTTAATATGTTACAATGCCAATCTATTGATAAAGAACATTGGTTTTACGAAAAGTTTGATAGAAAGGCATTTTTTGAAAGCATTAAAAAAGAGATTGGACTACCAATTGTGGTTAAATCTGCTAACCAAGGTTCAAGCATTGGGGTCTCTTTTATAAAAGAAGATGACTTTGATGACTTTGAGAAGAAAGTAAATCACTCATTATTTTGTGAACGCATTGACTCCACTTATTGGAATTCACTTTCAAATGAACAACAGATAGACTTTGTTCGAGAATTGATAGACTTACGTTCAGGATTAGGGTTGCCGGTTATTGTCGGAAATAAAATTGTTAGGAATCCACAAACATTAATTGACTCACTCTCTGCATTGGCTGACAAGCAGGCTTTCATTGAATTAATCGCGTTTGAACATGATACCGAAGTACTGTTTGAACCTTATATTCAAGGACGGGAATTTAGCTGTATTGTATTAAGACAAGAGGATGGAAGTGTCCTTGCACTACCGCCTACAGAGATTGTTAAAAGACAAGATTTCTTTGATTATCGTTCTAAATATCTACCGGGACTTTCAAGAAAAGTTACACCAATGAATGTAGACGAGCTAATTGTAAATGCAATACGCTCAAGCTGTGAAGAGTTAATGAAGTTTTTTGAATTCAGGGTTTATGCAAGAATTGATGGTTTTTTAACAAGTAATCATGCAATCTTTCTAAATGACCCCAATACTACTTCAGGCATGATGCCTTCTTCATTTTTCTTTCATCAAGCAGCAGAAATTGGATTGAGTCCTTCTGAATTTCTAACCTACATCATCAGGACTTCGCTAGCCGAACGAATGAGAACAAGAGGAGTGAGTTTTGAAATTGAAAAGTTGCTCTCAATACTGAATGATTCAATTGAAAGCATGAAAAGCAGACAAGGGGAGAATGAGAATTTAGCCGTGATTCTGGGTGGAAATTCTTTTGAAAGACACATTTCAGTGGAGAGTGGGCGCAATGTGTTTGAAAAAATAAATTCATCCGGAAAATACAATGCAATACCTTTATTCCTTGATTATACAAACAATCGTATGAGGTTTTTCAAATTGCCGATTAGCATGTTGTTAAAAGATAATGCAGATGACATTAGAGATAAGGTGATGAATTTTAAGGAAAACCAAGTACTAAAGAACATTCGCCATGACTTTGATATCATTACAAAGAAATACGTGAAAGGACAAATTATTTTTGAACCGGAAGAAATACCGCTTGATGAGTTGCCGAGATTGTTTGATGGTGCTTTTATTGCGTTACATGGTCGTCCGGGTGAAGATGGAACAATTCAAAAAGAATTTGACAGATTGGGAATCTATTATAATGGTTCAGGATACAATAGTTCTGCAACAACTATTGATAAATATGCAACCATTCAATTGCTCAAGGATTCAGGGTTCCCGGTTACTGCTCAAAAAATGATTTATAAACAAGACTGGATTTCAAACCCCAATCATATAATTTCTGAAATTGAACAAAAGATGGGCTTTCCGCTGATTCTTAAACCGCATGACGATGGTTGTAGTGCAGCTGTAATTAAAATTAAAAATGAGGAGTCAATCAGACACTATGCAAATTTGATTTTTAGACAAAATGATTCTGAGTTTTTGGATGCACGAAAGGCTTTAGGTGTGAGAGAATGTGATGAATTTCCAAAGAAAGATTCTTTTTTAGTAGAAACATTTATTGACAGGGCAGGGGCAAAGCACTTTTTAGAAATTACCGGAGGATTACTTACTCACTTTACACCGGAAGGTACAGTGGAATATTTGGTTTTTGAACCGAGTGAAGCCTTAGCAGAAGGAGAAATACTTTCTTTAGAGGAGAAGTTTTTAGCCGGTCAAGGACAAAATATCACACCTGCCAGATATGCGTCAGATAAATCCGAACAAACCGAAATTTCAAAACAAGTAAGAGCACAACTGTTAAGTGTTGCTAAGTTGCTAAACATAGAAGGGTACTGCCGCATTGATGCTTTTGTCAGAATTTTTGATGGTCCAAAGGCTGAAGTGATTGTGATTGAGGTTAATTCTCTACCCGGTATGACTCCTGCCACCTGTATTTATCATCAGGCTGCAATTGAAAATCTAAAGCCATTTGAATTTATTGACAGTATTCTTAAATTTGGCAAGGCAAGAAAAGCATATAGAGCTAATGAAAAAACTATTTGA
- the dapB gene encoding 4-hydroxy-tetrahydrodipicolinate reductase — MNKALKIALVGYGKMGKEIEKIIVERGHTVAAIINSKNNINDLLKVQCDAVIEFTQPDVAKTNIEFCVQHQIPIVVGTTGWYQDFERIKQLTVQHNAALFTATNYSIGVNIFFHINTRLAKIMNRYKEYQVTIEEIHHKQKKDAPSGTAITTAEQILSQLDSHKKWISIEEGNYHDVSKDELPIYSFREDNVPGFHKVKWESDIDEIELSHNAHNRRGFALGSVLAAEWLVDKQGVFDMNDMLGFD; from the coding sequence ATGAATAAAGCATTAAAAATTGCACTTGTGGGTTATGGAAAGATGGGTAAAGAAATAGAAAAAATCATTGTAGAGCGTGGACATACAGTAGCTGCCATTATTAATTCTAAAAACAATATTAATGATTTGTTGAAAGTGCAATGCGATGCAGTGATTGAGTTTACACAACCTGATGTGGCAAAAACAAACATTGAATTTTGTGTGCAACATCAAATTCCTATTGTGGTGGGCACAACAGGCTGGTATCAAGATTTTGAAAGAATTAAGCAACTAACGGTACAACATAATGCAGCTTTGTTTACCGCAACTAACTACAGTATTGGAGTAAATATTTTTTTTCATATCAATACTCGTTTAGCCAAAATCATGAACCGATATAAAGAATATCAAGTCACAATAGAAGAAATACACCACAAACAAAAGAAAGATGCTCCAAGTGGTACAGCAATTACAACAGCAGAGCAAATTTTATCTCAGCTTGATTCACACAAAAAATGGATTAGTATTGAAGAAGGGAATTATCATGACGTGAGCAAAGACGAATTGCCCATATACTCATTCAGAGAAGACAATGTCCCGGGTTTTCATAAGGTAAAATGGGAAAGCGATATTGATGAAATAGAGTTGTCTCACAATGCGCACAACCGAAGGGGGTTTGCATTAGGCTCTGTGCTTGCAGCAGAGTGGCTTGTGGACAAACAAGGTGTATTTGACATGAATGACATGTTAGGGTTTGACTAA
- a CDS encoding T9SS type A sorting domain-containing protein: MRLQFMRYFSLFNLLIIGSLIQAQNKPGVLISPLNNNQTLKAAIQGAIYPQMAVPTNLHIERRDAGDTLTLPFFDDFTSSVIYPDMRLWMDSFVFVNNNFPISPPSYGVATFDNLDKQGNPYSGQLNANLFQAWDTLTSKPINLKTYFVGPNEFNYTLTDSIYLSFFYQGGGVGDRPETQDSLVLQFRLKNNNWRSVWNTSQIGMNPFKQVLVGVLDSNYLWEAFQFRLLYYTSALGNLNQLHIDYVRMNRNRNANDTLIRDVAINKGAWSLLKNYHAMPYTHFVADSSNQKTDKFSIGIRNNDVDIINTQFQFEAYHKSNQLALYPFSVSSRNIFATSDTSESFNIFGFGNLQQNEYVHIKNVFKINPQAGNNTPSGYNSLGNNDEYIQYQDFKNYYAYDDGTAEGGIGLNYEGLPAGRGTFAVKYNLTKADTLAGLAIFFNQSKEDVSARQFKLCVWKNLSNGSVIDEPIYEYSVLAPAYTDSINGFHYYVFDTTIVLPKGDYYVGWSQIAIFNLNVGYDNNYRLEGKEQRNSNILYNLTGVWQNVDISIKGAPMIRPLIGEYSQWALQVKNPSCKENIHNRFVVLPNPNQGFFEIRNIHQQSLNTFYSIRTIEGREIMHGEVITGNLIDMSSLASGIYVLYIQEGDNLQFEKLIKE, translated from the coding sequence ATGCGTTTACAATTTATGCGATATTTCAGTTTGTTCAATTTACTTATAATCGGCTCTTTAATACAAGCCCAAAACAAACCCGGAGTTCTCATCTCTCCGCTGAATAATAACCAAACTTTAAAAGCTGCAATTCAGGGTGCTATTTACCCTCAAATGGCTGTACCAACAAATCTGCATATAGAAAGACGCGATGCCGGTGACACGCTTACATTGCCTTTTTTCGATGATTTTACTTCAAGTGTTATTTACCCTGATATGCGTTTGTGGATGGATAGTTTTGTTTTTGTAAATAATAATTTTCCAATTTCCCCTCCGTCTTATGGTGTTGCAACATTTGACAATCTTGACAAACAAGGAAACCCGTATTCGGGTCAACTAAACGCAAACCTTTTTCAAGCATGGGATACACTGACTTCTAAACCTATTAATTTGAAAACTTACTTTGTTGGACCTAATGAGTTTAACTATACTTTGACGGATTCCATTTACTTAAGTTTTTTCTATCAAGGAGGGGGGGTAGGAGACCGACCTGAAACGCAAGATTCACTTGTCCTGCAGTTCCGTCTAAAAAATAATAACTGGCGCAGCGTATGGAATACTTCACAAATTGGCATGAACCCTTTTAAGCAAGTGTTAGTTGGAGTCTTAGACTCAAACTATCTTTGGGAAGCCTTTCAATTTAGATTACTGTATTACACGTCAGCCTTGGGCAATCTTAATCAACTGCATATTGATTATGTCAGAATGAATAGAAATCGCAATGCGAATGATACGTTAATCAGGGATGTGGCAATAAACAAAGGAGCATGGTCTTTATTAAAAAACTATCATGCAATGCCTTATACGCATTTTGTAGCTGATTCTTCAAACCAAAAAACCGACAAGTTTTCAATTGGGATTCGCAATAATGATGTGGACATAATCAACACACAATTTCAGTTTGAAGCCTATCACAAAAGTAATCAACTCGCACTATATCCTTTTTCGGTTAGCAGCAGAAATATTTTTGCCACATCAGACACCTCTGAGTCATTCAATATATTTGGTTTTGGCAATTTGCAACAAAATGAATATGTCCATATAAAAAATGTATTTAAAATTAACCCACAGGCAGGTAATAACACCCCGTCCGGTTATAATTCACTTGGAAATAACGATGAATACATCCAATACCAGGACTTCAAGAATTATTATGCTTATGATGATGGCACCGCAGAAGGAGGTATTGGGTTAAATTATGAAGGACTGCCGGCCGGTAGGGGAACATTTGCTGTAAAATACAATTTGACAAAAGCTGACACTCTTGCAGGATTAGCAATATTTTTCAATCAATCTAAAGAAGATGTGAGTGCGCGACAATTCAAGTTATGTGTTTGGAAGAATTTAAGCAACGGCAGTGTCATTGATGAACCTATTTATGAGTATTCTGTATTAGCACCGGCTTATACTGACTCCATTAATGGGTTTCATTATTATGTTTTTGATACAACCATTGTACTGCCTAAAGGTGATTATTATGTAGGGTGGTCTCAAATCGCCATTTTTAACTTGAACGTAGGATATGACAATAACTACAGATTAGAAGGAAAGGAGCAAAGAAATTCTAATATCTTGTATAACCTGACAGGAGTGTGGCAAAATGTAGATATAAGTATAAAAGGTGCTCCTATGATTAGACCTTTAATTGGTGAATACTCACAATGGGCGCTGCAAGTAAAAAATCCTTCCTGCAAGGAAAATATACACAATAGGTTTGTTGTATTGCCTAATCCTAATCAAGGTTTCTTTGAGATTAGAAATATTCATCAACAAAGCCTTAATACTTTCTATTCGATTAGAACAATAGAAGGGCGTGAGATAATGCACGGTGAGGTGATAACCGGAAATTTAATTGACATGAGTTCACTTGCAAGCGGTATTTACGTTCTTTATATCCAAGAAGGAGATAATTTGCAATTTGAAAAGTTAATCAAGGAATGA